A stretch of the Agromyces larvae genome encodes the following:
- a CDS encoding ATP-dependent DNA ligase, which produces MRFDEVVQTAETVASTRSRLAKVDALAGLLARLEPDEIAPAVGFLTGKPRQGRIGVGWRGIGAAMGDAADAPTLDVLDVDAALDRLASVEAGTGSSAERAGALRALTARATAAEQDLLARIILGELRTGALEGVLLDAIARAADRPVASVRRAAMLSGDLGDTARLALTGTAADLDAVGLVVGRPVLPMLAATAPTVADAVGQTGEASVEFKLDGARIQAHRRGDEVRVFTRNLADITHRLPEVVEVVRGLPVESAILDGETLSLDEHGAPRPFQDTMARFGADASREAVLHPWFFDVLHVDGRDLIDEPLAARLAELERIAPDHRIPGVVTADAAIAEQVSRDALGAGHEGVVVKAIESPYAAGRRGSSWVKVKPVHTYDLVVLACEWGSGRRTGWLSNLHLGALDPDGEFGEPGGFVMVGKTFKGLTDDLLRWQTERFPEIEVRRTAGTVWVAPVTVVEIAIDGVQRSTRYPGGVALRFARVKQYRDDKRPEEADTIQTLRALLRG; this is translated from the coding sequence GTGCGATTCGACGAGGTGGTGCAGACAGCCGAGACGGTCGCCTCGACCCGGTCGCGCCTCGCGAAGGTCGACGCGCTCGCCGGGCTGCTCGCCCGCCTCGAACCCGACGAGATCGCGCCGGCCGTCGGGTTCCTCACCGGCAAGCCGCGGCAGGGGCGCATCGGCGTCGGCTGGCGCGGCATCGGCGCGGCCATGGGCGATGCGGCGGATGCCCCCACCCTCGACGTCCTCGACGTCGACGCCGCGCTCGACCGGCTGGCCTCGGTCGAGGCCGGCACCGGGTCGTCCGCCGAGCGCGCGGGGGCGCTGCGCGCGCTCACCGCCCGAGCCACCGCCGCCGAGCAGGATCTGCTCGCCCGCATCATCCTGGGCGAGCTGCGCACGGGCGCGCTCGAGGGCGTGCTGCTCGACGCGATCGCCCGTGCCGCCGACCGCCCCGTCGCGTCGGTGCGTCGCGCCGCGATGCTCTCGGGCGACCTCGGCGACACCGCCCGGCTCGCGCTCACCGGCACGGCGGCCGACCTCGACGCGGTCGGCCTCGTCGTCGGGCGCCCCGTGCTGCCGATGCTCGCGGCGACCGCGCCGACCGTGGCCGACGCGGTCGGGCAGACCGGCGAGGCATCCGTCGAATTCAAGCTCGACGGCGCGCGCATCCAGGCGCACCGCCGCGGCGACGAGGTGCGGGTGTTCACCCGCAACCTCGCCGACATCACCCACCGCCTGCCCGAGGTGGTCGAGGTCGTGCGCGGGCTGCCGGTCGAGTCGGCGATCCTCGACGGCGAGACCCTCTCGCTCGACGAGCACGGCGCGCCCCGGCCGTTCCAGGACACGATGGCGAGGTTCGGCGCCGACGCGAGCCGCGAAGCGGTGCTGCATCCGTGGTTCTTCGACGTACTGCACGTCGACGGGCGCGACCTGATCGACGAACCGCTCGCCGCACGCCTGGCCGAGCTCGAGCGGATCGCCCCCGACCACCGCATCCCCGGGGTGGTGACCGCCGACGCGGCGATCGCCGAGCAGGTGTCCCGCGACGCGCTCGGCGCCGGGCACGAGGGCGTGGTCGTGAAGGCGATCGAGTCGCCGTACGCGGCCGGTCGCCGCGGGTCGAGCTGGGTCAAGGTCAAACCCGTGCACACGTACGACCTCGTCGTGCTCGCCTGCGAGTGGGGGTCGGGCCGGCGCACCGGCTGGCTGTCGAACCTGCACCTCGGGGCGCTCGACCCCGACGGCGAGTTCGGCGAGCCCGGCGGGTTCGTCATGGTCGGCAAGACGTTCAAGGGCCTCACCGACGACCTGCTGCGCTGGCAGACCGAGCGGTTCCCCGAGATCGAGGTGCGGCGCACCGCCGGCACGGTCTGGGTCGCACCGGTCACCGTCGTCGAGATCGCGATCGACGGCGTGCAGCGTTCGACCCGCTACCCCGGCGGGGTCGCGCTGCGGTTCGCGCGGGTGAAGCAGTACCGCGACGACAAACGGCCCGAGGAGGCCGACACCATCCAGACCCTTCGCGCGCTGCTGCGCGGCTGA
- a CDS encoding LacI family DNA-binding transcriptional regulator has protein sequence MTATARRRGPSMADVARQAGVSGQTVSRVANGRANVDAETRERVLDAMRTLGYRPNSAARALRSGRFHSIGVIMFTLSSFGNMRTLDAIAAAAADAGYSITLIPVPHPTRGEVSVAVDRLAEEAVDGVIIIVEAHLLDESDIELPPELPVVVVDSTAGDRYTVVDTDQAHGARLATEHLLGLGHRTVHHLAGPDRSYSATHRREAWEATLRAHGAEVPQVLVGDWSSESGHAHGLALASDPEVTAIFAANDQMALGVLRALHQSGRRVPDDVSVVGFDDMEEARSYWPPLTTVRQFFGEVGRRSVEALLHEVETGERRASALVPTELVVRESSGPRHAASTGAGSAAAS, from the coding sequence ATGACCGCCACCGCCCGCCGCCGCGGCCCGTCGATGGCCGATGTCGCCCGACAGGCCGGCGTCTCCGGCCAGACCGTGTCGCGCGTGGCGAACGGCCGCGCGAACGTCGATGCCGAGACCCGTGAACGCGTGCTCGACGCGATGCGCACGCTCGGCTACCGCCCGAACAGCGCGGCGCGGGCGCTGCGCAGCGGCCGGTTCCACTCGATCGGCGTCATCATGTTCACCCTCTCGAGCTTCGGCAACATGCGCACCCTCGACGCGATCGCCGCGGCGGCAGCCGACGCGGGGTACTCGATCACGCTCATCCCCGTCCCCCACCCCACGAGAGGCGAGGTCTCGGTCGCGGTCGACCGACTCGCCGAGGAGGCGGTCGACGGCGTGATCATCATCGTCGAGGCGCACCTGCTCGACGAGAGCGACATCGAACTGCCGCCCGAGCTGCCCGTCGTGGTCGTCGACTCGACCGCCGGCGACCGGTACACGGTGGTCGACACCGACCAGGCCCACGGCGCTCGTCTCGCGACCGAGCACCTGCTCGGCCTCGGGCATCGCACCGTGCACCACCTCGCCGGCCCCGACCGTTCGTACTCCGCGACCCACCGGCGCGAGGCGTGGGAGGCCACGCTGCGCGCCCACGGCGCCGAGGTGCCCCAGGTGCTGGTCGGCGATTGGTCGAGCGAGTCGGGCCACGCGCACGGACTCGCCCTGGCATCCGACCCCGAGGTCACCGCGATCTTCGCCGCGAACGACCAGATGGCCCTCGGCGTGCTGCGCGCCCTGCACCAGTCGGGTCGGCGCGTGCCCGACGACGTCAGCGTGGTCGGCTTCGACGACATGGAGGAGGCGCGCAGCTACTGGCCGCCGCTCACGACGGTGCGCCAGTTCTTCGGCGAGGTCGGCCGGCGCTCGGTCGAAGCGCTGCTGCACGAGGTCGAGACGGGCGAGCGGCGCGCCAGTGCTCTCGTGCCCACCGAACTCGTCGTTCGCGAAAGCTCGGGGCCGCGGCACGCGGCATCGACCGGTGCGGGCTCGGCTGCCGCGTCGTAG
- a CDS encoding SLC13 family permease: MNWQLLVVLAMLIAAIAMFAINRPRMDVVAVILLVALPLTGVLTVPETLSGFADPNVVLIAALFVIGEGLSRTGLTYRLGDWLSATAGTSSTRLIVLLMLSVALLGAFMSSTGVVAIFIPVVLSIAARLGVSPRQLMMPLSFAALISGMLTLIATAPNLVIDAELRRAGADGFGFFSVTPFGLVILALGIGYLLVARRFLGSDPADESSRRARTYDQLIGDYRLADRERRVRVDRGSPLIGRELGELGLRAHGMHVIGVERRRWLRRTLEVTASAPATRIARGDVLLVDLFERRDDLVPTLQRLRLRPLRTAPGFLTERSREVGLGEMILPPNSAALGRTVGELRTRDTYRVDVIGLRRGTEAIPGALNAERLQLGDTLLVVGAWEDVQRLTSRSADFLSLALPAEVREQSPAANRAPFALLSVVVMVVLMVTGIVPNVIAALIACLLMGLFGCIDMPSAYRSIHWPTLLLIVGMLPFALALERTGGIDIAVTALTSTLGQGSPTLLLAGLFITTAVIGLFVSNTATAVLMGPVAIATADHLGASPYPFAMVVVLAASAAFMTPVSSPVNTLVLGPGRYRFADFLKIGAPFTVVVLIVAITMVPWLLPLYP, from the coding sequence GTGAACTGGCAGCTGCTGGTCGTCCTCGCGATGCTGATCGCGGCGATCGCCATGTTCGCGATCAACCGGCCGCGCATGGACGTCGTCGCGGTCATCCTGCTCGTCGCGCTGCCGCTCACCGGGGTGCTGACCGTGCCCGAGACGCTCTCGGGCTTCGCCGACCCGAACGTCGTGCTCATCGCCGCGCTCTTCGTCATCGGCGAGGGGCTCTCGCGCACCGGCCTGACCTACCGGTTGGGCGACTGGCTGTCGGCGACGGCCGGCACCAGCAGCACCCGGCTCATCGTGCTGCTCATGCTCAGCGTCGCGCTGCTCGGCGCGTTCATGAGCTCGACCGGGGTGGTCGCGATCTTCATCCCGGTGGTGCTCAGCATCGCCGCACGGCTCGGCGTCTCGCCGCGGCAGCTCATGATGCCGCTCAGCTTCGCCGCGCTGATCAGCGGCATGCTCACCCTCATCGCGACCGCACCGAACCTGGTGATCGACGCCGAACTCCGGCGTGCGGGCGCCGACGGGTTCGGGTTCTTCTCGGTCACCCCGTTCGGTCTCGTGATCCTCGCGCTCGGCATCGGCTATCTGCTGGTCGCCCGTCGGTTCCTCGGCTCCGACCCGGCCGACGAGTCGAGCCGCCGGGCGCGCACGTACGACCAGCTCATCGGCGACTACCGGCTCGCCGACCGCGAACGGCGGGTGCGCGTCGACCGCGGGTCGCCGCTGATCGGGCGCGAGCTCGGCGAGCTCGGCCTGCGTGCGCACGGGATGCACGTCATCGGCGTCGAGCGGCGGCGGTGGCTGCGACGCACCCTCGAGGTGACCGCGTCGGCCCCGGCCACCCGGATCGCGCGCGGCGACGTGCTGCTCGTCGACCTCTTCGAACGTCGCGACGACCTGGTGCCGACGCTGCAACGACTCCGGCTGCGCCCGCTGCGGACGGCGCCGGGGTTCCTCACCGAACGCTCCCGCGAGGTCGGGCTCGGCGAGATGATCCTGCCGCCGAACTCGGCCGCGCTCGGCCGCACCGTCGGCGAGCTGCGCACCCGCGACACCTACCGGGTCGACGTGATCGGCCTGCGGCGCGGCACCGAGGCGATCCCGGGTGCGCTGAACGCCGAGCGGCTGCAGCTCGGCGACACGCTGCTCGTCGTGGGCGCCTGGGAGGACGTGCAGCGGCTGACCTCCCGCAGCGCCGACTTCCTCTCGCTCGCCCTGCCCGCCGAGGTGCGCGAGCAGTCGCCCGCCGCGAATCGGGCGCCGTTCGCGCTTCTCAGCGTGGTGGTGATGGTCGTGCTGATGGTCACCGGCATCGTGCCGAACGTCATCGCCGCGCTCATCGCGTGCCTGCTGATGGGGCTGTTCGGCTGCATCGACATGCCGAGCGCGTACCGGTCGATCCACTGGCCGACGCTGCTGCTCATCGTCGGCATGCTGCCGTTCGCGCTCGCGCTCGAGCGCACCGGGGGCATCGACATCGCGGTCACGGCGCTGACCTCGACGCTCGGGCAGGGCAGCCCGACGCTGCTGCTGGCCGGCCTGTTCATCACGACCGCGGTCATCGGGCTGTTCGTCTCGAACACCGCGACGGCGGTGCTGATGGGCCCGGTCGCGATCGCGACCGCCGACCACCTGGGCGCCTCGCCGTATCCGTTCGCGATGGTCGTCGTGCTCGCCGCATCGGCGGCGTTCATGACGCCGGTTTCGTCGCCCGTGAACACGCTCGTGCTCGGTCCGGGGCGCTACCGGTTCGCCGACTTCCTGAAGATCGGCGCACCGTTCACGGTCGTGGTGCTCATCGTCGCGATCACGATGGTGCCGTGGCTGCTGCCGCTGTACCCGTGA
- a CDS encoding SDR family oxidoreductase, with protein MKIAVAGGTGLLGSKVVAVARERGHEVVVLSRSAGVDLVSGDGLADALDGVDAVIDVSNRNTLKAGDAIDFFTAATRSLLAAEQAAGVGHHVALSIVGVDRAPYAYYAGKLAQEREVEAGQVPWTLLRATQFHEFAQQMLDRFSFAGLHLAPTARTQPVAADDVAARLVDLAEGEPAGRVADLAGPREEQLVDMVRKVAAARGLRGPVVPLTVPGKQMAAMRRGDVLAGPGAQLTTQSFDEWLAGQPGTPR; from the coding sequence ATGAAGATCGCCGTCGCCGGAGGCACCGGCCTCCTGGGCTCGAAGGTCGTCGCCGTCGCGCGCGAGCGCGGGCACGAGGTCGTCGTGCTGTCGCGCTCGGCGGGCGTCGATCTCGTCAGCGGCGACGGGCTGGCCGACGCGCTCGACGGGGTCGATGCCGTCATCGACGTGAGCAACCGCAACACCCTGAAGGCCGGCGACGCGATCGACTTCTTCACCGCCGCGACCCGGTCGCTGCTCGCCGCCGAGCAGGCCGCCGGCGTCGGTCACCACGTCGCGCTCTCCATCGTCGGCGTCGATCGGGCGCCGTACGCGTACTACGCCGGCAAGCTCGCGCAGGAGCGCGAGGTCGAGGCGGGCCAGGTGCCCTGGACCCTGCTGCGGGCGACGCAGTTCCACGAGTTCGCGCAGCAGATGCTCGACCGGTTCTCGTTCGCCGGCCTGCACCTCGCGCCCACGGCGCGCACCCAGCCGGTCGCGGCCGACGACGTCGCGGCGCGGCTCGTCGATCTCGCCGAGGGCGAGCCGGCCGGTCGGGTCGCCGACCTCGCGGGGCCCCGCGAGGAGCAGCTCGTCGACATGGTGCGCAAGGTGGCCGCCGCGCGCGGCCTGCGCGGTCCGGTCGTGCCGCTCACCGTGCCCGGCAAGCAGATGGCGGCGATGCGGCGCGGCGACGTGCTGGCGGGCCCCGGCGCGCAGCTCACGACGCAGTCGTTCGACGAGTGGCTCGCCGGGCAGCCGGGAACGCCGCGCTGA
- a CDS encoding pyridoxamine 5'-phosphate oxidase family protein has translation MTAAADDEIEDREPTRRLDKEECWQRIVASPFGRIATTAAGEVDIYPVNFAVDGETIVFRTAPGSKLLEIMVHSRVAFEVDGYSDSEAWSVVVKGEAEEFSSEPEVEAAQLLGIEPWAPERKDRWVRIRVSEVHGRSFAR, from the coding sequence ATGACCGCTGCAGCCGACGACGAGATCGAAGACCGCGAACCCACCCGACGCCTCGACAAAGAGGAGTGCTGGCAGCGCATCGTGGCGTCGCCGTTCGGGCGCATCGCGACGACCGCGGCGGGCGAGGTCGACATCTACCCGGTGAACTTCGCGGTCGACGGCGAGACGATCGTGTTCCGCACCGCGCCGGGGTCGAAGCTGCTCGAGATCATGGTGCACTCGCGGGTCGCGTTCGAGGTCGACGGCTACAGCGACTCCGAGGCGTGGAGCGTCGTCGTGAAGGGCGAGGCGGAGGAGTTCTCGAGCGAGCCCGAGGTCGAGGCGGCGCAACTGCTCGGCATCGAGCCGTGGGCGCCCGAGCGCAAGGACCGCTGGGTGCGCATCCGCGTCAGCGAGGTGCACGGGCGGTCGTTCGCACGATGA
- a CDS encoding LLM class flavin-dependent oxidoreductase encodes MTRAPRIGVIFQPAFPPERFRAVVESAERAGVPELWLWEDCFRESAFAAAAAALAWTDRLRVGIGIAPMPLRNVALTAMEIATIERLFPGRLIPGVGHGVLDWMGQVGARVASPLTLMREYVPALRALLAGEEVTTNGRYVRLDRVRLDWPPAAAPAVLAAGEGPKTLQLTGEVADGTIIPAGASTERIAASVATVAAGREATGRAGAPDVVVFVMAAFGGADARERAIADLRPWHPNADDSLVAAGDVDDVVAAVQRYAAAGATSVILQPTSNEPDLERFSARVGEVARAIG; translated from the coding sequence ATGACGCGGGCTCCGCGCATCGGCGTCATCTTCCAGCCGGCGTTCCCGCCCGAGCGCTTCCGCGCCGTCGTCGAATCGGCCGAGCGGGCCGGCGTGCCCGAGCTGTGGCTGTGGGAGGACTGCTTCCGCGAGTCGGCGTTCGCCGCGGCGGCCGCCGCACTCGCCTGGACCGACCGGCTGCGGGTCGGCATCGGCATCGCGCCCATGCCGTTGCGCAACGTCGCGCTCACCGCGATGGAGATCGCCACGATCGAGCGGCTCTTCCCGGGTCGGCTCATCCCGGGCGTCGGGCACGGCGTCCTCGACTGGATGGGGCAGGTCGGGGCCCGGGTCGCGTCGCCGCTGACGCTCATGCGCGAGTACGTGCCCGCGCTGCGGGCGCTGCTCGCCGGCGAGGAGGTCACGACGAACGGGCGGTACGTGCGGCTCGACCGGGTGCGGCTCGACTGGCCGCCCGCCGCGGCGCCCGCGGTGCTCGCCGCGGGCGAGGGCCCGAAGACCCTGCAGCTCACCGGCGAGGTCGCCGACGGCACGATCATCCCCGCCGGGGCGTCGACCGAGCGCATCGCCGCATCCGTCGCGACGGTCGCAGCGGGGCGGGAGGCGACCGGCCGCGCCGGGGCGCCCGACGTGGTGGTGTTCGTCATGGCGGCGTTCGGCGGCGCCGACGCGCGCGAGCGCGCGATCGCCGATCTGCGCCCGTGGCATCCGAACGCCGACGACTCGCTCGTCGCCGCCGGCGACGTCGACGACGTCGTGGCCGCGGTGCAGCGGTACGCGGCGGCCGGCGCGACCTCGGTCATCCTGCAGCCGACCTCGAACGAGCCCGATCTCGAGAGGTTCTCGGCCCGGGTCGGCGAGGTGGCGCGCGCGATCGGCTGA
- a CDS encoding 3-methyladenine DNA glycosylase, whose translation MNETEWRAREAAHATRADALTAARRERTSRGATHPVEDFLFTYYAYSPSLLRRWHPGAGVELADAAGEPRAGWRWYAPGAAPGSLTVDAAAMRAEKAPLLRSIEKLLRLTAARPASFGCFGLHEWAMVYRQAEHRHAVPLRLGQAGTDEVVEAHDLRCTHIDAYRFFTPDAVPRNRFAPTRDTQPELEQPGCLHAGMDVYKWAVKLGPLVPGELLLDAFELARDIRTLDMEASPYDAAAWGGVPVRIETPEGKAEYVRRQRRFAERGNALRERLLSAAFPAARRATRRTTAS comes from the coding sequence GTGAACGAGACGGAGTGGCGCGCCCGCGAGGCCGCGCACGCGACGCGAGCCGATGCGCTCACCGCGGCGCGCCGCGAACGGACGTCGCGCGGAGCGACGCATCCGGTCGAGGACTTCCTGTTCACCTACTACGCGTACTCGCCGAGCCTGCTGCGCCGCTGGCATCCGGGCGCGGGCGTCGAACTGGCCGACGCGGCCGGCGAGCCGCGCGCCGGGTGGCGCTGGTACGCACCGGGCGCTGCGCCCGGCTCGCTCACCGTCGACGCCGCGGCGATGCGCGCCGAGAAGGCGCCGCTGCTGCGCTCGATCGAGAAGCTGCTGCGGCTCACGGCCGCACGCCCGGCATCGTTCGGATGCTTCGGGCTGCACGAGTGGGCGATGGTGTACCGCCAGGCCGAGCACCGGCACGCCGTGCCGCTGCGGCTCGGGCAGGCGGGCACCGACGAGGTCGTCGAGGCGCACGACCTGCGCTGCACCCACATCGACGCGTACCGCTTCTTCACCCCCGACGCGGTGCCGCGCAACCGGTTCGCGCCGACCCGCGACACCCAGCCGGAGCTCGAGCAGCCCGGCTGCCTGCACGCCGGCATGGACGTGTACAAGTGGGCGGTGAAGCTCGGGCCGCTCGTGCCGGGCGAGCTGCTGCTCGACGCGTTCGAGCTCGCCCGTGACATCCGCACCCTCGACATGGAGGCCTCGCCCTACGACGCGGCCGCCTGGGGCGGGGTACCGGTGCGCATCGAGACGCCGGAGGGCAAAGCCGAGTACGTGCGCCGGCAGCGCCGGTTCGCCGAGCGGGGCAACGCGCTGCGCGAACGACTGCTCAGCGCGGCGTTCCCGGCTGCCCGGCGAGCCACTCGTCGAACGACTGCGTCGTGA